A window from Vigna angularis cultivar LongXiaoDou No.4 chromosome 7, ASM1680809v1, whole genome shotgun sequence encodes these proteins:
- the LOC108337200 gene encoding pathogenesis-related thaumatin-like protein 3.5, with protein sequence MSLFFHLLFLLLGNVASATVFSLENHCSYTVWPGTLSGNGAGILGSGGFALQPGSSVHLTAPSGWSGRFWARTGCTFDDSGAGKCATGDCAGGLKCTGGGVPPVTLVEFTIGSSGNGNKDFYDVSLVDGYNVGMGVRATGGTGDCKYAGCVADLNGACPAELQVRDGGGTVVACKSACAAFNTAEFCCTGEHGSPETCSPTHYSEIFKSACPTAYSYAYDDASSTFTCSQSDYVITFCSMGSSS encoded by the exons ATGTCTCTGTTTTTCCaccttctctttcttctcttag GTAATGTAGCATCCGCCACGGTATTTTCTCTCGAGAATCATTGTAGTTACACAGTTTGGCCGGGGACGCTTTCCGGCAACGGCGCCGGCATTCTCGGTTCTGGCGGTTTCGCCCTGCAGCCCGGTTCGTCGGTCCACCTCACAGCTCCGTCCGGCTGGTCAGGCCGCTTCTGGGCCCGGACTGGATGCACCTTTGACGACTCCGGCGCCGGAAAATGCGCCACCGGAGACTGTGCGGGGGGACTTAAATGCACCGGCGGAGGAGTCCCGCCGGTGACGCTGGTGGAGTTCACGATCGGAAGCTCCGGCAACGGTAACAAGGACTTCTACGACGTGAGTCTCGTGGACGGTTACAACGTGGGAATGGGAGTGAGGGCTACTGGGGGAACCGGTGACTGCAAGTACGCGGGGTGCGTGGCGGACCTGAACGGCGCGTGTCCAGCGGAGCTTCAGGTTAGAGACGGAGGCGGCACGGTGGTGGCGTGCAAGAGCGCGTGCGCGGCGTTTAACACGGCGGAGTTTTGCTGTACCGGCGAGCACGGGTCGCCGGAAACGTGTTCGCCTACACATTATTCGGAGATTTTCAAGAGTGCGTGTCCAACAGCTTACAGTTACGCATACGATGATGCTTCCAGCACTTTCACATGTTCACAATCTGATTATGTTATCACTTTCTGTTCAATGGGATCATCATCTTGA
- the LOC108338445 gene encoding pathogenesis-related thaumatin-like protein 3.5, with translation MFFSMKVMGLNPNSKPFAFAHFLLFLLGNVASAAVFTLQNRCSYTVWPGTLSGNGVATLGDGGFPLEPGAEIQFTAPSGWSGRLWARTGCSFDGSGIGTCVTGDCGNGLRCSGGGVPPATLAEFTIGFAGNGDKDFYDVSLVDGYNVGIGVLATGGTGDCKYAGCAADLNTVCPEELQVRDGGGTVVACKSACAAFNTSVFCCTGEHGTPQTCSATHYSEIFKNACPTAYSYAYDDASSTRTCSGSDYVIAFCP, from the exons atgtttttctctatGAAAGTGATGGGCCTCAATCCAAACTCAAAACCCTTTGCATTTGCacacttcctcctcttcttaTTAG gtaaTGTAGCATCTGCCGCAGTGTTCACCCTCCAAAACCGTTGCAGTTACACAGTTTGGCCGGGGACACTTTCCGGCAACGGTGTCGCCACTCTCGGCGACGGCGGTTTCCCCCTGGAGCCGGGTGCGGAGATTCAGTTCACCGCACCATCTGGCTGGTCCGGCCGGTTATGGGCCAGGACCGGCTGTAGCTTCGACGGATCCGGCATCGGAACATGCGTCACCGGAGACTGCGGCAATGGACTGCGGTGCAGCGGGGGAGGCGTTCCACCGGCCACTCTGGCAGAGTTCACCATCGGATTCGCCGGTAACGGCGACAAGGACTTCTACGACGTGAGTCTTGTGGACGGTTACAATGTAGGCATCGGCGTGCTGGCTACCGGAGGAACCGGTGACTGCAAGTACGCAGGGTGCGCGGCGGACTTGAACACAGTGTGTCCGGAGGAATTGCAAGTGAGAGACGGCGGCGGCACGGTGGTTGCGTGCAAAAGTGCGTGCGCCGCGTTTAACACGTCGGTGTTTTGCTGCACCGGCGAGCACGGAACGCCGCAAACGTGTTCGGCGACACATTATTCGGAGATTTTCAAGAATGCGTGTCCAACAGCGTACAGTTACGCTTACGATGACGCTTCCAGCACTCGCACCTGTTCTGGATCTGATTATGTAATCGCCTTTTGCCCTTAA
- the LOC108321514 gene encoding uncharacterized protein LOC108321514, giving the protein MESMVRCYSSCALFGFRCNLRFAVVVFEIVLILAWLEVYNAKLPEHGFHGGGLEGRSENIASHSCIHDQILEQRKRPGRKVYSVTPQVYKPGLSKRLQLKGRALLGISTSSELLGIEKQPIRIYLNYDAVGHSPDRDCQKIGDIVKLGEPPITSLPGLPSCNPLADPPVSGDCWYNCTSEDISGEDKKHRLRKALGQSADWFRRVLSVEPVKGNLRLSGYSACGQDGGVQLPHAYVEEGVSDADLVLLVTTRPTTGNTLAWAVACERDQWGRAIAGHVNVAPRHLTAEAETLLSATLIHEVMHVLGFDPHAFTHFRDERKRRLDKVTEQVMDEKIGRMVTRVVLPRVVMHSRHHYAAFSGNFTGLELEDGGGRGTSGSHWEKRLLMNEIMTGSVDTRSVVSKMTLALLEDSGWYKANYSMADQLDWGRNQGTEFVTSPCNLWKGAYHCNTTQFSGCTYNREAEGYCPILTYSGDLPQWARYFPQANKGGQSSLADYCTYFVAYSDGSCTDTSSARAPDSMLGEIRGSNSRCMASSLVRTGFVRGSLTQGNGCYQHRCINNFLEVAVDGVWKVCPQAGGPIQFPGFNGELICPAYHELCNTDPVVVSGQCPSACNFNGDCVDGRCHCFLGFHGHDCSRRYCPSNCSGKGVCLTSGICECKTGYTGIDCSTAVCDEQCSLHGGVCDNGVCEFRCSDYAGYTCQNSSRLLSSLSICRNVLGNDISGQHCAPSEPSILQQLEEVVVMPNYHRLFPGGARKLFNIFGSTYCDEAAKRLACWISIQKCEKDGDNRLRVCHSACQAYNLACGASLDCGDQTLFSSEGEGEGQCTGSGEMKLSWFNRLKNSFSLRNSSSKVISITRYRQL; this is encoded by the exons ATGGAGTCCATGGTTCGGTGCTATAGTTCGTGCGCGTTATTCGGATTTCGTTGCAACCTTCGATTCGCCGTTGTTGTTTTCGAG ATTGTATTGATATTGGCATGGTTGGAAGTCTATAATGCAAAGCTCCCAGAACACGGATTTCATGGGGGAGGTTTGGAAGGGAGGAGTGAGAACATTGCCTCACACTCTTGCATACATGACCAGATACTTGAACAGAGAAAACGACCTGGTCGAAAGGTGTATTCCGTTACCCCACAGGTTTACAAGCCTGGTCTTTCGAAACGCCTCCAGCTTAAAGGTAGAGCGTTGCTTGGTATATCAACATCATCAGAGCTTCTAGGGATTGAAAAGCAACCTATTAGGATATATCTAAATTATGATGCAGTTGGTCACTCCCCTGACAGGGATTGCCAAAAGATTGGTGATATTGTCAAG CTTGGGGAGCCTCCCATAACTTCTCTTCCTGGTTTGCCTTCCTGTAATCCTCTTGCTGATCCTCCAGTCTCTGGCGATTGTTGGTATAACTGCACTTCTGAAGATATCTCAGGAGAGGACAAAAAACATCGCCTTCGTAAG GCATTAGGTCAGTCAGCTGACTGGTTTAGAAGGGTATTGTCTGTGGAGCCTGTGAAGGGGAACTTGCGATTAAGTGGATACTCTGCATGTGGACAAGATGGAGGTGTGCAGCTCCCTCATGCATATGTTGAAG AGGGAGTCTCTGATGCCGACTTGGTTCTCTTGGTGACTACAAGACCTACTACTGGGAATACACTTGCTTGGGCTGTGGCATGCGAACGGGACCAATGGGGTCGTGCTATAGCTG GACATGTTAATGTTGCTCCACGTCATTTGACAGCTGAGGCAGAGACTTTGCTATCAGCTACTTTGATACATGAG GTTATGCATGTTCTTGGTTTCGATCCACATGCCTTTACTCATTTTAGAGATGAAAGGAAAAGACGCCTTGACAAG GTTACTGAACAAGTTATGGATGAAAAGATTGGGCGGATGGTAACACGAGTGGTACTTCCACGTGTTGTCATGCATTCTCGGCATCATTATGCA GCATTTTCAGGAAATTTTACTGGCTTAGAGCTGGAAGATGGTGGAGGACGTGGCACATCAG GGTCTCACTGGGAAAAGAGGCTTCTGATGAATGAGATCATGACTGGTTCTGTGGATACAAGATCTGTAGTTTCAAAAATGACACTAGCTCTATTAGAAGACAGCGGATGGTACAAAGCCAATTATAGTATGGCAGACCAACTTGATTGGGGTCGGAACCAGGGTACTGAGTTTGTTACCTCCCCTTGCAATCTATGGAAAGGGGCCTATCATTGCAACACAACACAATTCTCGGGTTGTACTTATAACAGAGAGGCAGAGGGTTACTGTCCAATTCTAACCTACAGTGGAGATCTTCCTCAGTGGGCTCGGTATTTTCCTCAAGCTAATAAAG GTGGACAATCCTCATTGGCTGATTATTGCACTTATTTTGTGGCATACTCTGATGGATCATGTACAGACACTAGCAGTGCACGAGCACCTGATAGCATGCTAGGTGAAATTCGAGGAAGTAACTCCAG GTGCATGGCCTCATCGTTGGTGCGCACAGGATTTGTCCGGGGTTCTCTGACCCAGGGAAATGGCTGTTATCAGCACAGGTGTATCAACAATTTTCTAGAG GTTGCTGTGGATGGTGTCTGGAAAGTGTGTCCTCAGGCTGGTGGACCCATTCAGTTCCCTGGCTTTAATG GGGAATTAATCTGCCCTGCATATCATGAGCTCTGTAACACGGATCCAGTGGTTGTGTCTGGGCAATGTCCCAGTGCATGTAATTTCAATGGAGATTGTGTTGATGGAAGGTGTCACTGCTTTCTTGGATTTCATGGTCATGATTGCAGTAGAC GTTACTGTCCCAGCAATTGCTCTGGCAAGGGGGTGTGCCTCACCAGTGGAATATGTGAATGTAAAACTGGCTATACTGGCATTGACTGTTCCACTG CTGTTTGTGATGAGCAGTGCAGTCTTCATGGTGGAGTTTGTGATAATGGAGTTTGTGAATTCCGTTGTTCTGACTATGCGGGATATACTTGCCAGAACAGCTCCAGGCTCCTCTCCAGTCTTTCAATTTGCAGAAATGTGCTGGGAAATGATATTTCCGGACAACATTGTGCACCCAGTGAACCTAGCATACTTCAGCAGCTAGAAGAAGTGGTTGTGATGCCCAACTACCATAGATTATTCCCTGGTGGTGCTAGGaaactatttaatatatttggcAGTACGTACTGTGATGAGGCTGCCAAAAGGCTTGCCTGCTGG ATCTCAATCCAAAAGTGTGAGAAGGATGGAGACAACAGGCTACGAGTATGTCATTCTGCATGTCAGGCTTATAATCTAGCATGTGGAGCTTCACTGGACTGCGGTGACCAAACCCTTTTCAGCAGCGAGGGGGAGGGGGAGGGTCAGTGCACTGGCTCTGGTGAGATGAAATTGTCATGGTTTAATCgactaaaaaatagtttttctttgAGAAATAGTTCCTCAAAAGTGATATCTATAACAAGATATAGGCAGCTTTAG
- the LOC108336920 gene encoding calcium uniporter protein 4, mitochondrial: MAFQKLFAKRLHRFKMTMSFQRAIVSKAVTSPPIVPHESSDDKGFLRRVSLLRRAVYHSTPGRLPEFFSFPVGEKLREALKGINNSAGIAPVAAPIASHAVCESGMSVEDAKKILRAAQMEKVKAKLRNVTQSSVQYSEFLRICVEACENHEQGAEFAKILDDSGNVIVLGNAVFLRPEQVAKSIESLIKQSIANPTDPRRKELEEMEKQKAVIDDKAKAQVRTELYCGLGFLTVQTLGFMRLTFWELDWDVMEPICFFVTSFGFALAYLFFMKTSTEPSFQGFFFHRFRVKQQRLMKKENFDMNRYKELCKVCYPSFEGGVKSEHSSLSHYPPETHLSDLKALRG; the protein is encoded by the exons ATGGCGTTTCAGAAGCTCTTTGCCAAACGTCTCCATCGTTTCAAGATGACGATGTCGTTTCAACGCGCCATCGTTTCCAAAGCGGTCACATCACCTCCTATCGTGCCGCATGAGAGTTCTGATGACAAAGGTTTTCTCCGGCGGGTTTCGCTCCTACGGCGAGCAGTATACCACTCCACTCCGGGGCGTCTGCCGgagtttttctcttttcctgTAGGAGAGAAACTTCGAGAAGCACTCAAAGGCATCAACAACAGTGCTGGTATCGCTCCTGTGGCAGCTCCAATCGCCAGCCATGCGGTGTGCGAAAGCGGAATGTCCGTGGAGGATGCAAAGAAGATTCTGAGAGCGGCACAAATGGAGAAGGTGAAGGCAAAACTGAGGAATGTTACTCAAAGTTCGGTTCAGTACTCTGAGTTCTTGCGGATCTGCGTTGAGGCTTGTGAGAATCATGAACAAGGTGCAGAGTTCGCAAAGATCTTGGATGACTCCGGAAACGTCATCGTTTTGGGAAACGCCGTCTTTCTCCGCCCTGAACAG gTGGCAAAATCAATAGAGAGCTTAATCAAACAATCAATAGCCAACCCAACAGATCCCAGAAGGAAAGAGCTTGAGGAGATGGAGAAGCAAAAGGCCGTGATTGATGACAAGGCCAAGGCCCAAGTCCGAACTGAGCTTTATTGTGGGCTGGGCTTTTTGACAGTTCAAACCCTTGGGTTCATGAGGCTGACATTTTGGGAGCTAGACTGGGATGTGATGGAACCTATATGCTTCTTCGTTACCTCTTTTGGGTTTGCTCTTGCTTATCTTTTCTTCATGAAGACCTCCACAGAACCCAGCTTTCAGGGCTTCTTCTTTCACCGATTCAGGGTGAAGCAGCAACGTCTgatgaagaaagaaaacttTGACATGAATAGGTATAAGGAGCTGTGTAAGGTGTGCTATCCCAGTTTTGAAGGCGGTGTCAAATCTGAACATTCTTCACTCTCCCACTATCCACCAGAGACTCATCTAAGTGACCTAAAAGCTTTGCGTGGTTGA